One Halostella salina genomic region harbors:
- a CDS encoding arylamine N-acetyltransferase family protein: MDRDRYLERIGRDPAADRPPTRETLAALQSAHVRSVPFETLAVAGHPHADCGGAGVTVDPATCYRKVVERERGGFCYELNGAFGRLLDALGFDAARVPAMVVGSDGDAGPPANHLTHVVSLDRRYVVDVGLGTPPMRRPLPLDGTVVDDAAGVAWRVRESDRPDSDFAVQQRPPGADDWRVRYVFDDRHRATAYFEASCDYLATAPESPFTGDPVVSLATERGYKKLQPEALTRVERGDERTHDVDSAAWDDVLETEFGIRLG; encoded by the coding sequence ATGGACCGCGACCGCTACCTCGAACGGATCGGTCGCGACCCGGCCGCCGACCGTCCTCCCACCCGTGAAACGCTCGCGGCCCTCCAGTCCGCCCACGTCCGCTCCGTGCCGTTCGAGACGCTCGCCGTCGCCGGCCACCCCCACGCCGACTGCGGCGGCGCGGGCGTCACGGTCGACCCCGCGACCTGCTACCGAAAGGTCGTCGAGCGCGAACGCGGCGGCTTCTGCTACGAACTCAACGGCGCGTTCGGCCGCCTGCTCGACGCGCTCGGGTTCGACGCCGCCCGCGTCCCCGCGATGGTCGTCGGGAGCGACGGCGACGCCGGCCCGCCCGCGAACCATCTCACGCACGTCGTCTCGCTCGACCGCCGCTACGTCGTCGACGTGGGGCTCGGCACGCCGCCGATGCGCCGCCCGCTCCCCCTCGACGGCACGGTCGTGGACGACGCCGCCGGCGTCGCGTGGCGCGTCCGGGAGAGCGACCGGCCCGACTCCGACTTCGCGGTCCAGCAGCGCCCGCCCGGGGCCGACGACTGGCGCGTCCGCTACGTGTTCGACGACCGCCACCGCGCGACGGCGTACTTCGAGGCCAGTTGCGACTACCTCGCGACCGCGCCGGAGTCGCCGTTCACCGGGGATCCGGTCGTCTCGCTGGCGACCGAGCGCGGGTACAAGAAGCTGCAGCCGGAGGCGCTGACTCGCGTCGAGCGCGGCGACGAGCGGACGCACGACGTTGATTCGGCGGCGTGGGACGACGTGCTGGAAACGGAGTTCGGGATCCGTCTCGGATAG
- a CDS encoding NADPH-dependent FMN reductase: MERDTHVVAVCGSRRDASRTRVALRAALNVADAAGATTELVDLREYDLPPLDPDAPTPADVESLSDTVAAADAVVLGTPNYHGSYAGHLKNALDHLGRDEFGGKLVGLLEVAGGSYPKPALAHLRAVCRTLNAWTHPLEVGIPNASSTVGTDGIRDDAVRDRVRELGREMAEYAGVEEYPELAARRSDRPGPVAGAPGE; this comes from the coding sequence ATGGAACGCGACACCCACGTCGTGGCGGTCTGCGGCAGCCGCCGCGACGCGAGCCGGACGCGAGTCGCCCTCCGCGCGGCGCTCAACGTCGCCGACGCGGCCGGCGCGACGACGGAACTGGTCGACCTCCGGGAGTACGACCTGCCGCCGCTGGACCCCGACGCCCCGACCCCCGCCGACGTCGAATCCCTCTCGGACACCGTGGCGGCAGCCGATGCCGTCGTCCTCGGCACGCCGAACTACCACGGCTCGTACGCCGGCCACCTGAAGAACGCGCTCGACCACCTCGGCCGCGACGAGTTCGGCGGCAAACTCGTCGGCCTGCTGGAGGTCGCCGGCGGCAGCTACCCCAAGCCCGCACTGGCGCATCTCCGGGCCGTCTGCCGGACGCTGAACGCGTGGACACACCCCCTCGAAGTCGGCATCCCGAACGCCTCCTCGACGGTCGGCACGGACGGCATCCGCGACGACGCGGTCCGCGACCGCGTCCGGGAACTGGGCCGGGAGATGGCCGAGTACGCCGGCGTCGAGGAGTACCCGGAGCTGGCCGCCCGGCGATCGGACCGGCCCGGCCCCGTCGCGGGCGCGCCCGGCGAGTAG
- a CDS encoding aldo/keto reductase has protein sequence MSDRIPAVGIGTYENTDPEVCAESVATALDAGYRHVDTAEMYGNEAAVGEGIARADVDREDVFVATKIDTENLAYDDALASAEGCLDRLGLDAVDLLYVHWPIRTYDPDDTLAAFDELYDRGVVRHVGLSNFRPDQLDEALDRLDAPLFAHQVECHPLLPQDYLRAHADEHGYRLVAYSPLAKGRVTEVPELVEIAEEHDATAAQVSLAWLLARDVAVIPKSSSPERIRENLAARNLTLGDDELARIDAIDRRERQVDFDAAPWN, from the coding sequence ATGAGCGACCGGATCCCGGCCGTCGGCATCGGCACCTACGAGAACACGGACCCCGAGGTCTGCGCGGAGAGCGTCGCGACCGCGCTCGACGCGGGCTACCGCCACGTCGACACGGCCGAGATGTACGGCAACGAGGCGGCCGTCGGGGAGGGGATCGCCCGCGCCGACGTAGACCGCGAGGACGTCTTCGTGGCGACGAAGATCGACACCGAGAACCTCGCGTACGACGACGCCCTGGCGAGTGCCGAGGGCTGTCTCGACCGCCTCGGCCTCGACGCCGTCGACCTGCTGTACGTCCACTGGCCGATCCGGACGTACGACCCCGACGACACGCTCGCGGCGTTCGACGAACTGTACGACCGCGGCGTGGTTCGGCACGTCGGCCTGTCGAACTTCAGGCCGGACCAGCTGGACGAGGCGCTCGACCGCCTCGACGCGCCGCTTTTCGCCCACCAGGTCGAGTGCCACCCCTTGCTCCCGCAGGACTACCTGCGGGCGCACGCCGACGAACACGGCTACCGCCTCGTCGCGTACTCGCCGCTGGCGAAGGGGCGGGTCACCGAGGTGCCGGAACTGGTCGAGATAGCCGAGGAACACGACGCGACGGCCGCGCAGGTGAGCCTCGCGTGGCTGCTGGCCCGCGACGTCGCGGTCATCCCGAAGTCGTCGTCGCCCGAGCGCATCCGGGAGAACCTCGCGGCGCGGAACCTGACGCTCGGCGACGACGAACTGGCCCGGATCGACGCCATCGACCGGCGGGAACGGCAGGTCGACTTCGACGCCGCGCCGTGGAACTAG
- a CDS encoding UbiA family prenyltransferase: MPLSRRGRGPEPALRALLSQVHPVFMLPPIAASLFGGVLAGAFDPTTATIHATAIFAAVYTAHVKDGYVDFHVRGEDDDHPLTERGCRLALAGSTALFAACLAALWSLAGVGAALITLPTWLIGYGHAPQLDTNPVTATTGYPLGIALSVAGGHYVQAGAVGATALAFAAVFLVLLSGVKVIDDAQDYAYDRSISKRTVAVVLGRRRARTLAYLLMTAALVAVVAFAAVQLFPPSSALSVVAFGAVALVARRADPELATMLLVRGSYVFLAVLVAAVWFEPLA, encoded by the coding sequence ATGCCACTCTCGCGCCGCGGACGCGGACCGGAACCGGCGCTCCGTGCCCTCCTGTCGCAGGTGCATCCCGTCTTCATGCTCCCGCCGATCGCCGCGTCGCTGTTCGGCGGCGTGTTGGCGGGCGCGTTCGACCCCACGACCGCCACCATCCACGCGACGGCCATCTTCGCGGCGGTGTACACGGCCCACGTGAAGGACGGCTACGTCGACTTCCACGTCCGCGGCGAGGACGACGACCACCCGCTCACCGAGCGAGGTTGTCGGCTCGCGCTGGCCGGGTCGACGGCGCTGTTCGCCGCCTGCCTCGCCGCGCTGTGGTCCCTCGCCGGCGTCGGCGCGGCGCTGATCACGCTCCCGACGTGGCTCATCGGCTACGGCCACGCGCCGCAACTGGACACGAACCCCGTGACGGCGACGACGGGCTACCCGCTCGGCATCGCGCTGAGCGTCGCCGGCGGTCACTACGTCCAGGCCGGGGCGGTCGGCGCGACGGCGCTCGCCTTCGCGGCCGTGTTCCTCGTCCTGCTGTCGGGTGTGAAGGTGATCGACGACGCGCAGGACTACGCGTACGACCGCTCTATCAGCAAGCGCACCGTCGCAGTCGTACTCGGCCGGCGGCGTGCGCGGACGCTGGCGTACCTGCTCATGACCGCCGCGCTCGTCGCCGTCGTCGCGTTCGCGGCGGTGCAGCTCTTCCCGCCGTCGAGCGCGCTGTCGGTCGTCGCGTTCGGCGCGGTGGCGCTGGTCGCCCGCCGTGCCGACCCCGAACTGGCGACGATGCTGCTGGTCCGGGGGTCGTACGTGTTCCTCGCGGTCCTCGTCGCGGCGGTGTGGTTCGAGCCGCTGGCCTAG
- a CDS encoding pyridoxal phosphate-dependent aminotransferase, with the protein MTDFSRRVEQVSISGIREVFEAAGEDAINLGLGQPDFPTPEHAREAAVDAIERGDADAYTSNKGTESLREAIAAKYDRDGTFSVDPENVIATAGGSEALHLAMEAHVDPNEEVIFPDPGFVSYDALTRIAGGTPKPVGLRDDLTMDPAAVEDAITEDTAAFVVNSPANPTGAVQSEADMREFARIADEHDVLCISDEVYEYIVFDGEHHSPMTYAETDNVVVVGACSKSYSMTGWRLGWVTGSHRRTERMLRVHQYVQACASAPAQYAAEAALNGPQDPVDEMVAAFEERRDVLLDGLAEVGLETPTPEGAFYAMPKVPEGFVDECIDRGVVLVPGGAFGDGGEGYARISYATDMETLKEALEIMGEAAAAVR; encoded by the coding sequence ATGACGGACTTTTCCCGGCGAGTGGAGCAGGTGTCGATCAGCGGCATCCGCGAGGTGTTCGAGGCGGCGGGCGAGGACGCGATCAACCTCGGCCTCGGCCAGCCGGACTTCCCGACGCCCGAACACGCCCGCGAGGCTGCGGTCGACGCGATAGAGCGGGGCGACGCGGACGCCTACACCTCGAACAAGGGGACCGAGTCGCTCCGCGAGGCGATCGCGGCGAAGTACGACCGGGACGGCACGTTTTCCGTCGACCCCGAGAACGTCATCGCCACCGCCGGCGGGAGCGAGGCGCTCCACCTCGCCATGGAGGCCCACGTCGACCCCAACGAGGAGGTGATCTTCCCCGACCCCGGCTTCGTCTCCTACGACGCGCTCACCCGCATCGCCGGCGGGACGCCGAAGCCGGTCGGCCTGCGCGACGACCTGACGATGGACCCCGCCGCGGTCGAGGACGCGATCACCGAGGACACCGCCGCGTTCGTCGTCAACAGCCCCGCGAACCCGACCGGGGCCGTCCAGAGCGAGGCCGACATGCGCGAGTTCGCCCGCATCGCCGACGAACACGACGTGCTCTGCATCTCCGACGAGGTGTACGAGTACATCGTGTTCGACGGCGAGCACCACTCGCCGATGACCTACGCCGAAACCGACAACGTGGTCGTCGTCGGCGCGTGCTCGAAGAGCTACTCGATGACCGGCTGGCGGCTGGGCTGGGTGACCGGCTCGCACCGCCGGACCGAGCGCATGCTCCGCGTCCACCAGTACGTCCAGGCCTGCGCCAGCGCACCGGCCCAGTACGCCGCGGAGGCCGCACTCAACGGGCCGCAGGACCCCGTCGACGAGATGGTCGCCGCCTTCGAGGAGCGCCGCGACGTGTTGCTCGACGGCCTCGCCGAGGTCGGCCTGGAGACGCCGACGCCGGAGGGCGCGTTCTACGCCATGCCGAAGGTGCCCGAGGGGTTCGTCGACGAGTGCATCGACCGCGGCGTCGTCCTCGTCCCCGGCGGCGCGTTCGGCGACGGCGGCGAGGGGTACGCCCGCATCTCCTACGCGACGGACATGGAGACGCTGAAGGAAGCGCTCGAAATCATGGGCGAGGCGGCCGCGGCGGTGCGGTAG